In the genome of Xenopus laevis strain J_2021 chromosome 1S, Xenopus_laevis_v10.1, whole genome shotgun sequence, one region contains:
- the fgfbp1.S gene encoding fibroblast growth factor binding protein 1 S homeolog precursor (The RefSeq protein has 7 substitutions compared to this genomic sequence) — MKLAHIAFLGIVTLLVSDILLVEGNKEREGKKERGKTKGDKKTEADAPQGKGGRSKGGKGSHQGKFVSKENANCTWAVTETQSVALKIDCKKEGSSFSCTFGGNPASCPKYTGNEKSYWKQISRALKKQKKICQDPKAVLKSKECKKGPQEAHLRYLSSDSLVPENTEKEPAVQVKEMEAGKDCEEDADPAERQRIVAEYCGHSWGSFCNFFLSMLQSKSC; from the coding sequence ATGAAGCTGGCACACATTGCATTCCTGGGCATTATTACTCTCCTGGTGTCCGACATTCTGTTGGTGGAAGGTAACAAGGAGAGAGAAGGGAAGAAGGAGAGAGGAAAAACTAAAGGAGATAAAAAGTCAGAGACAGATGCCCCTCAAGGAAAAGGAGGCAGATCCAAAGGAGGAAAAGGGTCTTATCAAGGGAAATTTGTAAGCAAAGAAAACGCCAACTGTACTTGGGCAGTGACAGAGACACAAAGCGTCACCTTAAAAATTGACTGCAAGAAGGAAGGGTCAAGTTTCTCCTGTACCTTTGGAGGAAACCCATCCTCTTGTCCCAAATACACAGGGAATGAGAAGTCCTACTGGAAACAAATTTCTCGTGCtttaaagaagcagaagaaaatctGCCAAGACCCAAAAGCTGTTCTGAAATCTAAGGAGTGCAAGAAAGGCCCACAGGAAGCCCATCTGCGCTACCTCAGCTCCGACTCCTTGGAACCAGAAAACACAGAGAAGGAGCCAGCTGTCCAAGTCAAGGAGATGGAAGCAGGCAAGGACTGTGAGGAggatgctgatccagcagaaCGGCAGAGAATTGTGGCAGAGTACTGTGGCCATTCCTGGGGCTCATTCTGCAATTTCTTCTTGTCCATGTTGCAAAGCAAAAGCTGCTGA